A genomic segment from Verrucomicrobiia bacterium encodes:
- the nuoL gene encoding NADH-quinone oxidoreductase subunit L yields MSWIVKNLWLIPALPVLAAAISALAPQRAKKLSASLAIGSMAGSFLLSLCAFLRAMDQPAGAAREVFHFPWLQFASGQSGVLQLGWVLDPLTAVMLVMVTFVGTLIFIYSVGYMAHDQNFTRFFTFLALFAGAMLGVVIANSLLLLFICWELVGLTSYLLIGFWYHKPSAAAAAKKAFITTRIGDVAFLLGMVWLYSATGTLQFYTDNGTGCMEHTALGALVSQTTAIGMAVSTAIGLLIFFGAVGKSGQVPLHVWLPDAMEGPTPVSALIHAATMVAAGVFLVARVYPLMSVVPEGSTAVPASLQVVTWIGAITAVFAASIAVAQNDIKRILAYSTVSQLGYMMMGLGVGGVAVGMFHLITHAFFKALLFMGAGSVIHGCHDEQDIRRMGGLRQFMPVTFVTYAIGMMALAGVPLLFSGFWSKDEILHAAHGWQVSHIPFYLGIAGALMTAFYMTRQVALVFFGTNRGGSRHAVEPKGSHAKGLHASHAAPHESPAVMTMPLVILAVCAIVLGFLGTPAWPWFQTFLTGAHTGSGFTSDVVTLMVVSSVVVFIGIGLGWWFYGRKTLRTADQPDVLEKLRPDFHKVLENKYWIDELYEHSVIAFNAWWSRFCDFLDRWVFSGVVQLLSYGIVGLSWVSRVFDEYVVNLGFDEGCRRVGLGGRLLSRLQGGRVQTYLRVIGAALVVLVVWLLWGGRGS; encoded by the coding sequence ATGAGCTGGATTGTCAAAAACCTCTGGTTGATTCCCGCGCTTCCGGTTCTCGCCGCAGCGATCAGCGCGCTTGCGCCGCAGCGAGCGAAGAAGCTGTCCGCGTCGCTCGCCATCGGTTCAATGGCGGGGTCGTTTCTGCTGTCCTTGTGTGCATTTTTGCGCGCCATGGACCAGCCTGCCGGCGCGGCGCGCGAGGTGTTCCATTTCCCCTGGTTGCAATTCGCATCTGGTCAGAGCGGCGTCCTGCAGTTGGGCTGGGTGCTGGATCCGCTCACGGCGGTCATGCTGGTGATGGTCACGTTTGTTGGAACATTGATCTTCATTTACAGCGTTGGCTACATGGCGCACGACCAGAACTTCACACGGTTCTTTACGTTCCTCGCATTGTTTGCAGGCGCGATGCTCGGAGTGGTGATCGCGAACAGCCTGTTGCTGCTGTTCATCTGCTGGGAGCTCGTCGGCCTGACGTCGTACCTGTTGATCGGATTCTGGTATCACAAGCCGAGCGCGGCGGCGGCGGCCAAGAAGGCGTTTATTACAACCCGCATTGGCGACGTGGCGTTTCTGCTGGGAATGGTCTGGCTCTACTCGGCAACAGGCACGTTGCAGTTTTACACGGATAACGGGACGGGCTGCATGGAGCACACAGCGCTGGGCGCGCTCGTTTCCCAGACTACCGCAATTGGAATGGCGGTTTCGACCGCGATCGGGTTGCTGATCTTTTTTGGAGCGGTCGGCAAGTCCGGGCAGGTGCCGCTTCACGTGTGGCTGCCGGATGCGATGGAAGGCCCGACGCCTGTCAGTGCCTTGATTCATGCGGCCACAATGGTTGCGGCCGGAGTGTTTCTCGTGGCGCGCGTTTACCCGCTGATGAGCGTGGTTCCGGAGGGGAGCACCGCCGTGCCCGCTTCGTTGCAGGTGGTCACGTGGATCGGCGCCATCACCGCCGTGTTTGCGGCATCGATCGCGGTGGCGCAGAACGATATCAAGCGCATCCTCGCTTACTCAACGGTTTCACAGCTGGGTTACATGATGATGGGACTTGGAGTGGGCGGAGTCGCTGTCGGAATGTTTCACCTGATCACCCACGCATTCTTCAAGGCGCTGCTGTTCATGGGAGCTGGATCAGTCATCCATGGCTGTCACGATGAACAGGACATTCGGCGAATGGGAGGCCTTCGACAATTCATGCCTGTGACTTTTGTGACGTATGCGATTGGGATGATGGCTCTGGCAGGCGTGCCACTTTTGTTCTCAGGCTTCTGGAGCAAGGACGAAATCCTGCACGCCGCGCATGGCTGGCAAGTGTCGCACATTCCGTTTTACCTGGGGATTGCGGGTGCCTTGATGACGGCGTTCTACATGACGCGCCAGGTTGCCCTGGTGTTCTTCGGCACGAACCGCGGGGGCAGCCGCCATGCAGTTGAACCCAAGGGCAGTCACGCGAAAGGCCTCCACGCGAGCCATGCGGCGCCCCATGAAAGTCCGGCCGTCATGACCATGCCGCTGGTGATTCTGGCAGTGTGCGCAATCGTGCTCGGCTTCTTAGGCACTCCCGCCTGGCCGTGGTTTCAAACGTTCCTGACGGGCGCGCACACTGGATCCGGGTTCACGTCCGACGTGGTTACCCTCATGGTGGTATCTTCGGTGGTTGTTTTCATCGGCATTGGCCTCGGCTGGTGGTTTTATGGACGCAAGACCCTGCGGACCGCAGACCAGCCTGACGTTCTCGAAAAACTGAGGCCTGATTTCCACAAGGTGCTCGAGAACAAGTATTGGATCGACGAACTGTATGAACATTCGGTCATCGCGTTTAACGCGTGGTGGTCGCGGTTCTGTGATTTCCTGGACCGCTGGGTCTTCAGCGGCGTCGTGCAATTGCTGTCATATGGCATTGTGGGCTTGTCGTGGGTGAGCCGTGTTTTTGACGAATACGTGGTGAACCTTGGATTCGATGAGGGCTGTCGCCGGGTTGGCTTGGGCGGACGGCTTTTGTCGCGGCTGCAGGGCGGCCGCGTTCAAACCTATCTTCGGGTCATCGGCGCCGCATTGGTGGTGCTGGTGGTCTGGCTGCTTTGGGGGGGCCGGGGCTCATGA
- a CDS encoding NADH-quinone oxidoreductase subunit M → MTGMPLLTLLTLLPLVGGVLVMAIGSENRKAARPFSIGISAAVLAFTLLLLSAFNSESGAFQFEEKHLWIPTLGIEYRLAVDGLGMMMLLLTSIVTLMSMVASRGVTDRPQLYFGLLLFLQAGLIGTFTALNFFHWFVFWELSLIPAFFLVRLWGGSQRVAAAAQFFVYTIVGSIGLLLAFLALFLGTGHVSDFTALAALARSGELLPSVAASLNWAGLDAGTVAALIFAGALLGFAVKVPLMPFHTWLPATYSEAPSPITMLLTGVMSKMGMYGFLRILLPIFPQQLEQWRTPLLVLAVITIVFSASAAFVQRDIKRMLAYSSINHLGYCMLAVFAVATAGSGVPHPPLQKAAALNGALLQIFNHGLTAAALFWFVSLIEQRSGGVRGVDDFGGLRKVAPVFCGLMGIALFSSVGLPGLNGFVGEFLIFKGVFPLAMCSAAFAVIGLLATAIFILTLLQRVFNGPLNARWSSFPDLTTRERVLLAVPTGLMFVLGIYPQLLLGMFNSTVVRIVNELPF, encoded by the coding sequence ATGACGGGAATGCCTCTGCTCACCTTGCTCACGCTGCTGCCGCTGGTTGGCGGTGTGCTCGTCATGGCCATCGGATCCGAGAACCGGAAGGCCGCCCGGCCGTTCAGCATCGGGATCAGCGCTGCCGTGCTGGCATTCACGCTCCTGTTGTTGAGCGCGTTCAATTCGGAATCCGGCGCATTCCAGTTCGAGGAGAAGCATCTTTGGATTCCCACGCTTGGGATTGAGTACCGGCTCGCCGTGGATGGATTGGGAATGATGATGCTCCTGCTGACATCCATTGTGACCCTGATGTCGATGGTCGCATCACGTGGAGTGACGGATCGTCCGCAGCTTTACTTTGGGCTCCTGTTATTCCTGCAGGCGGGGTTGATCGGAACGTTCACGGCGCTGAATTTCTTTCACTGGTTTGTCTTTTGGGAGCTGAGCCTGATCCCGGCTTTCTTCCTTGTGCGGCTGTGGGGCGGATCGCAGCGCGTCGCGGCGGCTGCGCAGTTCTTTGTTTACACCATCGTAGGCAGCATTGGATTGCTCCTCGCATTCCTTGCGCTGTTCCTCGGCACCGGCCATGTCTCGGATTTCACAGCGCTGGCTGCCCTGGCGCGCAGTGGAGAGTTGCTGCCGTCTGTCGCCGCGAGCCTGAACTGGGCGGGGCTCGACGCTGGGACGGTTGCGGCCCTGATTTTTGCCGGCGCGTTGCTTGGGTTTGCGGTCAAGGTGCCGCTGATGCCGTTTCACACGTGGCTTCCGGCCACCTACAGCGAAGCGCCATCGCCCATCACGATGCTGCTGACTGGAGTGATGTCGAAGATGGGCATGTATGGATTCCTCCGAATCCTGCTCCCCATTTTTCCGCAGCAACTGGAGCAATGGCGCACGCCACTCCTGGTGCTGGCAGTCATCACGATCGTTTTTTCAGCAAGTGCTGCGTTCGTGCAGCGCGATATCAAGCGAATGCTTGCGTATTCATCGATCAATCACCTGGGATACTGCATGCTCGCGGTGTTTGCAGTGGCAACGGCCGGATCCGGCGTGCCCCATCCTCCGTTGCAAAAGGCCGCCGCATTGAACGGAGCATTGCTGCAAATTTTTAATCACGGCCTCACAGCGGCGGCTTTGTTCTGGTTCGTGAGCCTGATCGAACAGCGGAGCGGCGGGGTCCGCGGCGTTGATGATTTTGGGGGGTTGCGGAAAGTGGCGCCGGTGTTCTGCGGACTCATGGGCATCGCGCTGTTTTCGTCGGTCGGATTGCCCGGCTTGAACGGCTTCGTTGGCGAGTTTCTGATTTTCAAGGGTGTATTTCCGTTGGCGATGTGTTCCGCCGCCTTCGCCGTGATCGGATTGCTGGCGACTGCGATCTTTATATTGACGCTGCTGCAGCGGGTATTCAATGGGCCGCTGAACGCGCGGTGGTCGAGTTTCCCGGACCTGACCACCCGCGAGCGCGTGCTGCTCGCGGTGCCGACCGGATTGATGTTCGTTCTGGGCATCTATCCACAACTGCTGCTCGGCATGTTCAATTCAACGGTGGTGCGGATTGTGAATGAACTGCCGTTCTGA
- a CDS encoding NADH-quinone oxidoreductase subunit M, whose product MLAWTIYISFAGVFALMLMPAGNARAARGVAFAAALAGFVVALLGFAQFKTGTIATVADAAWIPTLGIRYQLAADGVSLTLVLLTGLAAVAGMLFSWNIEHRAKEFFAFYLALIGGVYGVFLSFDLFLLFVFYEIAIIPKYFLIAIWGSTRREYGAMKLALYSFIGSAMVLVGLVAAYVVSGAHTMSLIELAQYPFPRNFQMWAFPLVFVGFAILAGMWPFHTWAPTGHVAAPTAASMLLAGVVMKLGAYGCLRVAMTLFPEGMAQWNFSVLGFQSWRDVFALLAVIGIVYGAMVALVQKDFKFVIGYSSVSHMGFVLLGLVTLNTIGLSGAVLQMFSHGVIAGLLFAVVGRMVYERAHTRELPLLEVMRLSRAMPFAAVTFVIAGMASMGLPGFSGFIAELQVVIGAWKAYPVFALITGIGILIGVAYTLRAMQKAFFGDSDDAQGKPVVHEPMEPITVPERLGAVLLIGASLIVGVYPHVLLRVIVPSFDSPLFQWIQRGGAQ is encoded by the coding sequence ATGCTAGCCTGGACCATCTACATTTCGTTCGCCGGCGTGTTCGCCCTGATGCTCATGCCCGCGGGCAATGCGCGCGCGGCACGCGGGGTCGCGTTTGCAGCGGCCCTGGCCGGATTCGTGGTTGCGCTGCTCGGGTTCGCGCAGTTCAAGACGGGAACCATCGCGACCGTGGCGGACGCAGCCTGGATTCCAACGCTTGGAATTCGATACCAACTCGCCGCGGATGGTGTCAGCCTTACGCTGGTGTTGTTGACGGGGCTTGCGGCCGTGGCGGGAATGCTCTTTTCGTGGAACATCGAGCATCGGGCCAAGGAGTTCTTTGCATTCTACCTCGCGCTGATTGGCGGGGTGTATGGAGTGTTTCTGAGTTTCGATCTCTTCCTGCTGTTTGTGTTCTACGAGATTGCAATCATTCCCAAGTACTTCCTGATAGCGATTTGGGGATCGACGCGGCGAGAATACGGGGCGATGAAGCTGGCGCTGTATTCCTTTATTGGCAGCGCGATGGTGCTGGTGGGACTCGTGGCCGCGTATGTGGTTTCCGGCGCACACACGATGAGCCTCATCGAACTGGCGCAATACCCTTTCCCGCGCAATTTCCAAATGTGGGCCTTCCCGCTGGTCTTCGTCGGATTTGCAATCCTGGCCGGCATGTGGCCGTTTCACACCTGGGCGCCGACAGGCCATGTGGCCGCGCCGACCGCGGCTTCGATGCTGCTCGCGGGCGTGGTGATGAAGCTGGGCGCTTACGGCTGCCTCCGCGTTGCCATGACGTTGTTCCCGGAGGGCATGGCGCAATGGAATTTCAGCGTCCTTGGCTTTCAATCCTGGCGCGATGTCTTTGCCCTGCTTGCCGTCATCGGAATTGTTTATGGGGCAATGGTTGCACTCGTGCAGAAGGACTTCAAATTTGTGATTGGCTATTCCAGCGTCAGCCACATGGGCTTCGTGCTGCTGGGTTTGGTCACGCTCAATACGATCGGATTGAGCGGTGCCGTGTTGCAGATGTTTTCGCACGGGGTCATCGCGGGCCTGCTGTTCGCTGTTGTCGGAAGGATGGTTTATGAACGCGCGCACACTCGCGAATTGCCCTTGCTCGAGGTGATGCGCCTGTCGCGCGCGATGCCGTTTGCGGCTGTTACGTTTGTGATCGCGGGAATGGCTTCGATGGGGCTGCCTGGCTTCAGCGGATTCATCGCAGAACTGCAGGTTGTGATCGGCGCGTGGAAGGCGTATCCGGTTTTCGCGCTGATCACCGGCATTGGCATTCTCATCGGCGTGGCCTATACGCTGCGCGCCATGCAGAAGGCGTTCTTTGGAGACTCCGACGACGCTCAGGGGAAGCCCGTCGTCCACGAACCGATGGAGCCCATCACGGTGCCGGAACGCCTGGGTGCAGTGTTGTTGATTGGCGCTTCATTGATCGTGGGCGTTTATCCGCATGTGTTGTTGCGCGTGATTGTTCCGAGTTTTGATTCGCCGCTGTTTCAATGGATTCAGAGGGGAGGCGCACAATGA
- a CDS encoding NADH-quinone oxidoreductase subunit N translates to MSYFELLKLALPETIVAAAALAVLLGDFWMRDLAPRSRRLLGAMIAAVGCGVAMAWMLISTGQTNVLEGIFIADPLTRIVKIGILILTVFTILLSIDTGFTPHIGEYFALILLATVGMMFLVSSEDILMIFVALELTSLSLYILTAFNKRNIKSAEAALKYFLFGGMAAAFTLFGLSLVYGFSGSTTLSVIASGLAGKGGDPLLVVAIVMVVVGFAFKVAAVPFHLWAPDAYEGAPVPSAAFIASGSKVASFFVLAKIMMVGFETVEGSGAWRQFVTGWAPLIAILAALSMILGNLAAIAQTSVRRLIAYSAIAHAGYALLGVVSDPGAGVPALIYYVLTYGLTTVGAFGVVAVVEQGTGADRLVNFAGLSRRSPVASFCMFIFMLSLAGIPPLAGFFGKFYVFAAVLQSDPNLGLLWLVVLAIAMSAVSLYYYLQVLKQIYVAEPGADAVAFPVSPLRQTVLILLALGVVILGCAPSLLLQPLANAVEAIAGH, encoded by the coding sequence ATGAGCTACTTTGAGCTGCTCAAACTGGCGCTGCCAGAAACGATCGTGGCGGCAGCTGCGCTTGCGGTGTTGCTTGGAGATTTCTGGATGCGCGACCTGGCGCCGCGATCACGGCGGTTGCTGGGAGCCATGATTGCGGCGGTTGGCTGCGGCGTCGCAATGGCGTGGATGTTGATCAGCACTGGGCAGACGAATGTCTTGGAGGGGATTTTCATCGCCGATCCGTTGACGCGAATTGTGAAGATCGGGATCCTCATCCTGACGGTATTCACCATCTTGTTATCGATTGACACCGGCTTCACGCCGCATATCGGCGAGTATTTCGCCCTTATCCTTCTCGCAACCGTGGGCATGATGTTCCTGGTCAGCTCCGAGGATATCCTGATGATTTTTGTGGCGCTGGAACTGACGAGTCTTTCGCTCTACATCCTCACCGCGTTCAACAAGCGCAACATCAAGTCTGCAGAGGCGGCGTTGAAGTATTTCCTTTTTGGCGGAATGGCAGCGGCGTTCACGCTGTTCGGATTGAGTTTGGTCTACGGTTTCTCGGGCTCGACGACGCTTTCCGTGATCGCATCCGGTTTGGCTGGAAAGGGGGGAGACCCGCTTTTGGTGGTTGCGATTGTGATGGTTGTTGTTGGTTTTGCATTCAAAGTCGCCGCTGTCCCATTTCACCTCTGGGCGCCGGACGCCTACGAAGGTGCGCCTGTTCCCAGCGCGGCTTTCATCGCATCGGGATCGAAGGTCGCAAGCTTCTTTGTCCTCGCGAAAATAATGATGGTTGGGTTCGAAACCGTGGAGGGCAGTGGCGCGTGGCGGCAGTTTGTAACCGGCTGGGCGCCTCTGATTGCGATCCTCGCGGCGTTGTCGATGATCCTGGGCAACCTCGCTGCCATTGCGCAGACGAGCGTTCGCAGATTGATTGCCTACTCGGCAATCGCGCACGCAGGCTACGCGCTCCTTGGAGTCGTGAGCGATCCCGGCGCCGGGGTTCCTGCGTTGATTTATTATGTCCTGACCTATGGATTAACGACCGTGGGCGCCTTTGGTGTGGTCGCAGTGGTGGAGCAGGGGACAGGTGCGGATCGGCTGGTCAATTTCGCCGGGTTGAGCCGCCGTTCGCCCGTCGCTTCATTCTGCATGTTCATTTTCATGTTGTCCCTGGCCGGCATTCCACCGCTGGCCGGATTCTTCGGCAAGTTCTACGTCTTCGCCGCGGTCCTGCAGAGCGATCCCAACCTCGGACTTCTCTGGCTCGTGGTGCTGGCCATCGCGATGAGCGCGGTGTCGTTGTACTACTATCTGCAGGTGCTGAAGCAAATTTATGTCGCGGAACCTGGTGCCGATGCGGTCGCGTTTCCCGTCTCGCCTTTACGCCAGACCGTGCTGATTCTCCTTGCCCTCGGCGTTGTGATCCTGGGTTGCGCACCCTCGCTCCTGCTGCAGCCCCTGGCGAATGCAGTCGAGGCAATTGCCGGGCATTGA